The Opitutaceae bacterium nucleotide sequence CAAGCCCTACCGTCAGCGGGTTCTCGGCACCTACGTTTTTCTGGAAGGCGTCCTGCGCTGCGTCGGCGAGAACGCGGCGTCCTTGAAGGCGGCCATCGCAGCTGACCGGGAGGCGCGGGTGGAAGCCGCACTTTGAGTGGAAGATGAATGAAGAGGGGCGGTTGGTTGATTTTCTCGGGATGGAATACGAGGAATTCCCTTCCGAGGTGTCTGGTGAAGAAGAGATACGTTGGTTGGGGCAGCCGGTCATCTACCGGGATTATCCGATGCAGACGGGGGCGGTCGGAGCGACTATCGAACGGCCGATCGCGTATTGGGTTCCGGCGGCTTGGTCCGAAGTGATTGAACGGCTGAGGTTGCATGGGGTGGAGATGGAGGCGATCCCGGAGCCCGCCACGCAGCTGGTCAGTCGGCTGCGGTTGGTGGACCCCAAGGTCGCCTCGGTGCCCTACGAGGGATGCTACCGGATGTCGGCGGGGTTCGAGGTCGAGCGGCGGGAAGAGACCTTTCCGAAAGGAACTTTTCGGATTCCGACCGATCAACCTTTGGGTGACCTCGTGGTGGTGGCCCTTGAGCCGACGAGTCCGGCCTCGTTTTTCGCCTGGGGATTTTTCCCGGAGATTCTCCAGCAGACAGAATATATCGAGGGTTATGTCATGGATCCCCTGGCCGAGCGGATGATGGCGGAGGATCCCGACCTTCGCGAGGCGTTTTCCCGGGCCCTGGAGGAGGATCCGGAACTTGCGGGCAATCGTGATGCGCGGCTGCGCTGGTTCTATGCGCGGACGCCCTATTTTGATGATCGGTACCTGCTCTATCCAGTGGCGATTGAGGGACGGTTGGACTGATAGGATTTGGGGGACTCGGGTGGGGCGGGTCGGGGCGCAACCGCTTTGCTCAAGGCAGTAGAAGGAACTCATCCACGAGATTACGCGGGATAAAGCATCCGCGCGAGCCCGCGGTGCCCCGGAAACCTGTCCCTGCGCCTGGAGCAGGCCTTCCCATCCGGGAGAAAGTGTGGACAAGCCACGCCCAAACATTCGAGTTCCTCCCGCCTCAGCCGGGGCGGGAGTCGCCGCACTGTTTGGCGGTGCCTGAGGAAGTCCGGTTGCTTCAGCCTATTCAATATTCTAATGTAAAATTGCTTTCAATATTAGTTGACTAAATGCGTAGATGCTCATGTATTGGCTTCAACCGGACGATCTGGATCTGGATTTCCCAACTCATGAACACTCTCTCGCGACGCCGCTTTCTCCGAATATCCGCTGCCACCATTGCGGCTGCGGGGGCTGCGGGCACTCTCCCGACCCGCGGCTTTGGGCGGTCGGCAAAGACCGGTGGATCCGGAGTGGAGACCATCCCGACCTTCTGTGACATCTGTTTCTGGAAATGCGGGGCAATCGCCTATCGTCGGGACGGCAAGCTCTGGAAAGTAGAGGGCAATCCCGATGACCCCCTCAGTCGCGGCCGGCTTTGTCCGCGTGGCACGGGCGGGGTAGGGGCTCACACCGACCCGGATCGCCTTCGGGCACCAATGATCCGCACCCGGGAGCGGGGCGAGGAGAAGTGGAAGGAAGTGACCTGGGGAGAGGCCCTGGATTACATCGCCGAACGAATGAATCGGATCAAGGCCGACTATGGCCCGGAATCGATGGCGCTGTTCAGCCATGGGATTGGAGGCACCTTTTTCAAGCACACCTTGAAGGCTTATGGCACGCCGAACATCACGGCCCCGTCCTTCGCGCAGTGCCGGGGGCCGCGCGAAGTCGGGTTTCGTCTGACTTACGGGGATGATGTCGGATCGCCGGAGCGGACCGATATCGCCAACGCGAAATGCCTGGTCCTGATCGGTTCGCATCTGGGTGAGAACATGCACAACACCCAGGTTCAGGAGTTCGCCGAAGCGGTGGGCAAGGGAAGCAGGATCATCGTGGTGGATCCCCGTTTTTCGGTCGCCGCGAGCAAGGCGAGTCATTACCTGCCGATCAAGCCGGGCACGGATCTGGCCCTCCTTCTGGCCTGGATGCAGGTGATCGTCGAGGAGAAGCTTTACGACCGTGACTATGTCGAAGCTCACGGCTTTGGCTTCGAGGCATTCGCCGCATCCATCCGCAATTATTCACCGGAGTGGGCCTATCCGGAAACCGGGATTGAACCGGAAGCGATCCGGGAAACGGCCCGCGAGATGGCGCGGTTTCGTCCGGCCACCCTGGTCCATCCGGGGCGGCACGTGAACTGGAACGGCGACGACGCCCAGCGGAGTCGGGCCATTGCGCTGCTCAACGCCCTGCTCGGCAGCTGGGGGAGAAAGGGCGGATTCTACCAGCAGGTCGGCATGGAGGTGCCATCGTATCCGTATCCGGAATACCCAAAGTCAATCCGGGGAAAGGTCGACAATCCGGATCACCGCTATCCGTTTGCCCATGAAACCCTGACCACGGGCATTCGGGAGGCGACCCTGACCGGCGAACCCTATCCGATCAAAGGCTGGATGGTTTACGCGACCAATCTGCTCAAATCCCTCCCAAACCAGGAGGAGACGATCGCGGCGATCCAAAAGCTGGATCTTCTTGTGGTGGTCGATGTGATTCCGAGCGAGATCGCGGGCTGGGCGGACGTGGTCCTGCCCGAATCCATTTACCTCGAACGACACGATGAGTTGAACGTGGAATGGTTCCGGGAGCCGTTTGTGGCCCTCCGCCAACCGGTGGTGGATTCACCCAACGATCAGAAGCCCAACTGGTGGATCGCGCGGACCCTTGCGGAGAAGCTTGGCCTGTCCGATTACTATCCGTGGAAGACGATAGAGGAGTACCTGCGCTGGCGGGTGGAGGCGGCCGGACTGGATTTCGAGACCCTCCGGACCAAGGGCCTGATCAAGGGACCCCGTCAGCCCATCTACTACGAGGAAGGGGTCGAACCGGAATTCGCCACTCCTTCGGGCAAGATCGAATTCTATTCGCTTCAGCTTGAGCAGGCGGGCTTTGATCCAGTTCCCCGTTACACGCCGCCGGAATCAGGACCTCCGGGTTCTTTCCGTCTGCTCTATGGCCGGGCCCCGGTCCATTCCTTCAGCCGGACCCAATCCAATCCGCTCCTGATGGAGGCGATGTCGGAGAATGAAGTCTGGCTGAATGCGCGGGTGGCCGGCCGATACGGATTGAAGAGCGGGGATCGTGTCCGCCTGCGCAATCAGGACGGGGCGTTGAGCAACCCGATCCGCGTCAAGGCGACGCGCCGGATCCGTCCCGAATGTGTCTATATGGTGCATGGTTTCGGGCATACCTCGAAAGGTCTGCGGCGTGCTTTCGGCCGGGGGGCGAGTGACGCCGGCCTGACCTCAACCTACCGGATGGATCCCCTGATGGGGGCCACCGCGATGAACATGAATTTCGTAACCCTCGAGAAGGAGAGCTGAACGATGGCGCGCTACGGCATGGTCATTGATACCCGGCGGTGCGTCGGCTGCATGGATTGTGTGATCGCCTGCAAGACCGAGCACGGCACGCCGGAGGGCTACAACCGTGATTGGATCACCCAGACGGTGACCGGTGAGAGCCCGAATCTGCGGATGGAGATCCGGACGGAGCGCTGCAATCACTGTGCGAATCCTCCTTGTGTCTCCTGTTGCCCGACCGGGGCGAGCCACGTCCATGCCCGGGGAGGCGTGGTCCTGGTGACCAAGGACATGTGCATCGGCTGCAAGGCCTGTCTGGCGGCCTGCCCCTATGACGCCCGCTTTATTCATCCGGATGGTTATGCCGACAAATGCACCTTCTGCATCAACCGGGTGGAAAAGGGCCTCGACCCTGCCTGTGTCGCGGTCTGTCCGACCCGCTGCATGCACTTCGGGGATCTTGATGATCCCGAGAGCGAAGTGAGCCGGCTGCTGGGGGCGCGGGCGAATCATTCCCTCATTCCGGAGGCAGGAACCCGGCCCTCCATCTTCTACCTGACCTGATCCGCCATGATGGAATACACGTCGACGCGAGCGAATCCGATGATTGACCCCGCCTTTCATGTCTGGGGCTGGGAGATTCCGGTTTATCTCTTCCTGGGCGGGCTGGTGGCGGGTCTGATGATTCTCTCCGGCTACCATCTGGTCCGGGCGCAATGGGATCGGGAGGACGACCGGGGCCATTATGTGACGGCGCCGGTTCTCAGCCTCATCCTGCTCTCGCTCGGCATGCTGACCCTTTTCCTTGACCTTGAGCACAAACTCCATGTCTGGCGTCTTTACCTGACCTTTGAAGTGGCGTCGCCCATGTCCTGGGGCTCGTGGATCCTGCTCTTCGTTTATCCCGCCCTGATCGCTTCGACCCTGCTGACCCTTCCCCAAGCGATGCCAAGGCTGGCAGGAACTTTTCCGTTGGTCACCCATGTATCCGCCTGGTTGAGACGGCCGCGGATGCTCCAGGCAATCGGCTTTGCCAACGTGACCCTGGGCATCCTCCTCGGGATTTACACGGGGATCCTGCTCAGCGGTCTCGGGGCGCGGCCTCTCTGGAGCAGTGCCCTGCTGGGGCCGCTCTTCCTCTTTTCCGGCCTCTCGACCGGCGCGGCGACTCTCCATGCGCTTTCCC carries:
- a CDS encoding 4Fe-4S dicluster domain-containing protein is translated as MARYGMVIDTRRCVGCMDCVIACKTEHGTPEGYNRDWITQTVTGESPNLRMEIRTERCNHCANPPCVSCCPTGASHVHARGGVVLVTKDMCIGCKACLAACPYDARFIHPDGYADKCTFCINRVEKGLDPACVAVCPTRCMHFGDLDDPESEVSRLLGARANHSLIPEAGTRPSIFYLT
- a CDS encoding molybdopterin-dependent oxidoreductase, with translation MNTLSRRRFLRISAATIAAAGAAGTLPTRGFGRSAKTGGSGVETIPTFCDICFWKCGAIAYRRDGKLWKVEGNPDDPLSRGRLCPRGTGGVGAHTDPDRLRAPMIRTRERGEEKWKEVTWGEALDYIAERMNRIKADYGPESMALFSHGIGGTFFKHTLKAYGTPNITAPSFAQCRGPREVGFRLTYGDDVGSPERTDIANAKCLVLIGSHLGENMHNTQVQEFAEAVGKGSRIIVVDPRFSVAASKASHYLPIKPGTDLALLLAWMQVIVEEKLYDRDYVEAHGFGFEAFAASIRNYSPEWAYPETGIEPEAIRETAREMARFRPATLVHPGRHVNWNGDDAQRSRAIALLNALLGSWGRKGGFYQQVGMEVPSYPYPEYPKSIRGKVDNPDHRYPFAHETLTTGIREATLTGEPYPIKGWMVYATNLLKSLPNQEETIAAIQKLDLLVVVDVIPSEIAGWADVVLPESIYLERHDELNVEWFREPFVALRQPVVDSPNDQKPNWWIARTLAEKLGLSDYYPWKTIEEYLRWRVEAAGLDFETLRTKGLIKGPRQPIYYEEGVEPEFATPSGKIEFYSLQLEQAGFDPVPRYTPPESGPPGSFRLLYGRAPVHSFSRTQSNPLLMEAMSENEVWLNARVAGRYGLKSGDRVRLRNQDGALSNPIRVKATRRIRPECVYMVHGFGHTSKGLRRAFGRGASDAGLTSTYRMDPLMGATAMNMNFVTLEKES
- the nrfD gene encoding NrfD/PsrC family molybdoenzyme membrane anchor subunit, with amino-acid sequence MIDPAFHVWGWEIPVYLFLGGLVAGLMILSGYHLVRAQWDREDDRGHYVTAPVLSLILLSLGMLTLFLDLEHKLHVWRLYLTFEVASPMSWGSWILLFVYPALIASTLLTLPQAMPRLAGTFPLVTHVSAWLRRPRMLQAIGFANVTLGILLGIYTGILLSGLGARPLWSSALLGPLFLFSGLSTGAATLHALSHLSRRGPAGNEFTDAVMSALVHWLRPPDDAPDAPDKLAHADNSFLTVELFILILFLIGLVTASEVHLRAARLLLTGPYAAVFWVFVIGMGILLPLILQFLQAQHRIRSTIVPALLVIMGGLVLRFVMVYAGQASHWVEAFAR